In Pseudomonas asiatica, the following are encoded in one genomic region:
- a CDS encoding urea transporter, whose amino-acid sequence MYTKNFVNPCPDWATALLNGFSQVLLLRNPLCGLCCLLAILLTAPGLVGGALLGALAGLLTAQARGYDRADRQAGLYSYNGVLIGILISAVLPWSVILPPLIIAAGGLSSIITHQWRKRGGKLLIAYTAPFVLLGWAVLLIASPSPSGFVEADPLYALARGVGQIFLLDQPLAGLLISIGMFIANPYAAMWAVIGSAIGGGVALFADQAQAAWLGLYGFNAALAALAFSRQGEKPWVTLLAIALALLLQPLFKLLPVPGLTAPFVVACWILGVGLARLKQHSSNQDLTLHS is encoded by the coding sequence ATGTACACCAAAAATTTCGTCAACCCGTGCCCTGACTGGGCCACGGCGTTACTCAACGGCTTCAGCCAGGTGCTGCTGCTGCGCAACCCTCTGTGCGGCCTGTGCTGCCTGCTGGCCATCCTGCTGACCGCCCCCGGCCTGGTCGGTGGCGCCCTGCTCGGCGCCCTGGCCGGCCTGCTCACCGCCCAGGCTCGTGGCTACGACCGTGCCGACCGCCAGGCAGGCCTGTACAGCTACAACGGCGTACTGATCGGCATCCTGATCAGCGCCGTGCTGCCCTGGTCGGTCATCCTGCCGCCACTGATCATCGCCGCTGGCGGCCTGTCCAGCATCATCACCCACCAGTGGCGCAAGCGCGGCGGCAAGCTGCTGATCGCCTACACCGCACCCTTCGTCCTGCTTGGCTGGGCCGTATTGCTGATCGCCAGCCCCTCGCCCAGCGGCTTCGTCGAAGCCGACCCGCTGTACGCGTTGGCGCGCGGCGTGGGCCAGATCTTCCTGCTCGACCAGCCCCTGGCCGGCCTGCTGATCAGCATTGGCATGTTCATCGCCAACCCCTATGCCGCAATGTGGGCGGTGATCGGTTCGGCCATCGGCGGCGGCGTGGCACTGTTCGCCGACCAGGCGCAAGCCGCCTGGCTGGGCCTGTACGGTTTCAACGCTGCACTGGCAGCACTGGCGTTCAGCAGGCAAGGTGAGAAGCCGTGGGTGACGCTGCTGGCCATCGCCCTGGCCCTGCTGCTGCAACCGCTGTTCAAGCTGCTACCGGTGCCCGGCCTGACCGCGCCCTTCGTCGTCGCCTGCTGGATCCTTGGCGTCGGACTGGCTCGGTTGAAACAACATTCATCGAATCAAGACTTGACGCTACATAGCTGA
- a CDS encoding RHS repeat-associated core domain-containing protein, with protein MSDVPLSLLSPGKTTLLQVDEVGSIVAERGSRQGEWSFLPYGQLSSQQAVGALRFVGQWFDPVVQGYFLGNGLRLYIPAIMRFLSPDSLSPFAAGGVNCYVYCSGDPVNFRDPSGRARTGLTKLLKDLKLPKRPLRGYLKPLGRPENFEQKRIVFRATKNADFEQFVFKGAAKITGEKLDANYSGMNSFLGTEHFYRFGELYIPERTVPPEAVKGLKRAGFELIRFDLDGYLSTFYTGASSDESEGEDNPHPPRNSNLYVADPVAAGAGIRRS; from the coding sequence ATGTCCGATGTCCCGCTTTCGCTGCTGAGTCCGGGCAAGACAACTCTGCTGCAGGTTGATGAGGTTGGTAGTATCGTCGCCGAGCGAGGCTCGCGCCAAGGGGAATGGTCTTTTCTGCCCTACGGACAGCTTTCCTCGCAGCAGGCTGTCGGCGCACTGCGGTTCGTGGGGCAGTGGTTCGACCCAGTAGTACAGGGTTACTTCCTGGGCAACGGGCTCAGGTTGTATATCCCGGCCATCATGCGGTTCCTGAGCCCTGACAGCCTGAGCCCATTCGCTGCGGGCGGAGTCAATTGCTATGTGTACTGTTCTGGCGATCCCGTTAATTTTCGCGACCCTTCTGGCCGTGCCAGGACTGGCCTTACCAAGCTGTTGAAAGATTTAAAGCTGCCGAAGCGGCCGCTACGGGGTTATCTTAAACCGCTGGGTCGACCCGAGAATTTCGAGCAGAAACGTATCGTATTTCGAGCCACGAAGAATGCCGATTTCGAACAATTCGTGTTCAAAGGGGCGGCGAAGATCACCGGTGAAAAACTAGACGCCAATTATTCCGGCATGAACAGTTTCCTGGGCACCGAGCATTTTTATCGCTTCGGCGAGTTGTATATCCCGGAGCGGACTGTTCCCCCCGAAGCAGTCAAGGGGCTCAAGAGGGCTGGTTTTGAATTGATCCGGTTCGATCTTGACGGCTACTTGAGCACCTTTTACACAGGAGCATCGAGCGACGAATCCGAGGGCGAAGACAATCCCCATCCCCCTCGGAACAGCAACCTTTACGTCGCCGACCCGGTCGCAGCAGGGGCCGGGATCAGACGCTCGTAG
- a CDS encoding ion transporter, protein MSTPQSLRERLYIMVFQTDTVAGRRFDKILLLIILASLVTVILDSIDEVHQGYAGLLAGIEWGFTAIFLAEYLTRLYCSPKPLRYAFSFYGLVDLLAIVPGIIALYYIDAQYLLIIRVIRMLRIFRVLKLSPYLKQAHYLMEALRGSKQKIIVFLVTVSTLVTVFGTLMYVIEGPEHGFTSIPKGIYWAIVTLTTVGFGDIVPKTPLGQVLSSLVMITGYSIIAVPTGIFTAELANAMRGEQLQHDCPTCSKKSHEHGAAFCSRCGNVLFPKQ, encoded by the coding sequence ATGTCCACCCCACAATCCCTGCGTGAACGCCTCTACATAATGGTCTTCCAGACCGACACCGTAGCCGGCCGGCGCTTCGACAAGATCCTCCTGCTGATCATCCTGGCCAGCCTGGTTACCGTCATCCTCGACAGCATCGACGAAGTGCACCAGGGCTACGCCGGCCTGCTGGCCGGCATCGAGTGGGGCTTTACCGCGATCTTCCTGGCCGAGTACCTCACCCGCCTGTACTGCTCGCCCAAGCCTTTGCGCTACGCATTCAGCTTTTATGGCCTGGTCGATCTGCTGGCGATCGTGCCGGGGATCATCGCGCTGTACTACATCGACGCCCAGTACCTGCTGATCATCCGCGTGATACGGATGCTGCGGATCTTCCGTGTGCTCAAGCTCAGCCCGTACCTCAAGCAGGCCCATTACCTGATGGAGGCGCTGCGCGGCAGCAAGCAGAAGATCATCGTGTTCCTGGTGACGGTATCGACCCTGGTTACGGTGTTCGGCACCTTGATGTATGTGATCGAAGGGCCTGAGCATGGCTTTACCAGCATTCCCAAGGGCATCTACTGGGCCATCGTTACCCTGACCACGGTGGGCTTCGGCGACATCGTGCCGAAGACCCCGCTGGGGCAAGTGCTGTCGTCGCTGGTGATGATTACCGGTTATTCGATCATCGCCGTACCGACCGGGATCTTTACCGCCGAGCTGGCCAATGCCATGCGCGGGGAGCAGCTGCAGCATGATTGCCCGACTTGCAGCAAGAAAAGCCATGAGCATGGCGCGGCGTTCTGTTCGCGGTGCGGGAATGTGCTGTTTCCCAAACAATGA
- a CDS encoding sulfate ABC transporter substrate-binding protein encodes MKKLFTASLLAAGLALGNFAQAAPTLLNVSYDVMRDFYKDYNPAFQKHWEAEHNEKVNVQMSFGGSSKQARAVIDGLPADVITMNMATDINALADNGKLVPDNWVTRLPNNSAPFTSATVFIVRKGNPKALKDWPDLLKDGVQVIVPNPKTSGNGRYTYLSAWGYVLKQGGDENKAKDFVGKLFKQAPVLDTGGRAATTTFMTNQIGDVLVTFENEAEMIAREFGRDQFEVVYPSVSAEAEPPVSVVDKVVAKKGTQAAAEEYLKYLWSPAAQEIAAQNYLRPRDATVLAKYTDRFPKVDFLSVEKTFGDWRTVQKTHFNDGGVFDQIYTNNQ; translated from the coding sequence GTGAAAAAACTCTTCACCGCCTCGCTGCTCGCCGCAGGCCTTGCCCTGGGCAATTTCGCCCAGGCTGCCCCCACCCTGCTCAACGTTTCCTACGACGTGATGCGCGACTTCTACAAGGACTACAACCCGGCCTTCCAGAAGCACTGGGAAGCCGAGCACAACGAGAAGGTCAACGTGCAGATGTCCTTCGGCGGCTCGAGCAAGCAGGCGCGAGCGGTGATCGATGGCCTGCCGGCCGATGTCATCACCATGAACATGGCCACCGACATCAACGCCCTGGCCGACAACGGCAAGCTGGTGCCGGACAACTGGGTAACCCGCCTGCCGAACAACAGCGCGCCGTTCACCTCGGCCACTGTGTTCATCGTGCGCAAGGGTAACCCCAAGGCGCTGAAAGACTGGCCCGACCTGCTCAAGGATGGCGTACAGGTGATCGTACCCAACCCCAAGACCTCGGGTAACGGCCGCTACACCTACCTGTCGGCCTGGGGCTATGTGCTCAAGCAAGGCGGTGATGAAAACAAGGCCAAGGACTTTGTCGGCAAGCTGTTCAAGCAGGCGCCGGTATTGGACACCGGTGGCCGCGCCGCCACCACCACCTTCATGACCAACCAGATCGGCGACGTGCTGGTGACCTTCGAGAACGAAGCCGAGATGATCGCCCGCGAGTTCGGCCGCGACCAGTTCGAAGTGGTCTACCCGAGCGTGTCGGCCGAAGCCGAGCCGCCGGTCAGCGTGGTCGACAAGGTGGTGGCGAAGAAAGGCACCCAGGCAGCGGCCGAGGAATACCTGAAGTACCTGTGGTCGCCAGCCGCACAGGAAATCGCCGCACAGAACTACCTGCGCCCGCGTGATGCGACGGTACTGGCCAAGTACACCGACCGCTTCCCGAAAGTGGACTTCCTGTCGGTGGAGAAGACCTTTGGTGACTGGCGCACCGTGCAGAAGACCCACTTCAATGATGGTGGGGTGTTTGACCAGATCTACACCAACAATCAGTAA
- a CDS encoding glycerate kinase type-2 family protein — translation MSVDPQKLLRELFDTAIAAAHPRQVLEPYLPADRSGRVIVIGAGKAAAAMAEVVEKCWQGEVSGLVVTRYGHGANCQKIEVVEAAHPVPDAAGLAVAKRVLELVSNLSEDDRVIFLLSGGGSALLALPAEGLTLADKQQINKALLKSGATIGEMNCVRKHLSAIKGGRLAKACWPATVYTYAISDVPGDLATVIASGPTVADPSTSADALAILKRYNIEAPKAVIDWLNNPASETVKADDPALARSHFQLIAKPQQSLEAAAVKARQAGFSPLILGDLEGESREVAKVHAGIARQIVQHGQPLKAPCVILSGGETTVTVRGNGRGGRNAEFLLSLTESLKGLPGVYALAGDTDGIDGSEENAGAFMTPASYARAEALGLSASDELDNNNGYGYFAALDALIVTEPTRTNVNDFRAILILETAQS, via the coding sequence ATGTCGGTCGATCCGCAAAAACTTCTCCGCGAGCTGTTCGACACAGCCATCGCCGCCGCCCACCCTCGTCAAGTCCTCGAACCCTACCTGCCCGCCGACCGCAGCGGCCGGGTCATCGTCATCGGTGCCGGCAAGGCCGCAGCCGCCATGGCCGAAGTGGTCGAGAAGTGCTGGCAGGGCGAAGTCTCCGGGCTTGTTGTCACACGGTACGGTCACGGTGCCAACTGCCAAAAGATCGAGGTGGTCGAAGCCGCCCACCCGGTCCCCGATGCCGCCGGCCTGGCTGTGGCAAAACGCGTGCTGGAACTGGTCAGCAACCTCAGTGAAGACGACCGCGTCATCTTCCTGCTGTCCGGCGGTGGCTCAGCACTGCTGGCCCTGCCCGCCGAAGGCCTGACCCTGGCCGACAAGCAGCAGATCAACAAGGCACTGCTGAAATCCGGCGCCACCATCGGCGAGATGAACTGCGTGCGCAAGCACCTCTCGGCGATCAAGGGCGGCCGCCTGGCCAAGGCCTGCTGGCCGGCCACGGTGTACACCTATGCCATTTCCGATGTCCCGGGCGACCTCGCCACGGTGATCGCCTCCGGCCCTACCGTGGCCGACCCGAGCACCTCGGCCGATGCCCTGGCCATCCTCAAGCGCTACAACATCGAAGCGCCCAAGGCCGTTATCGACTGGCTCAACAACCCAGCCTCGGAAACCGTCAAGGCCGACGACCCGGCCCTGGCCCGCAGCCACTTCCAGCTGATCGCCAAGCCCCAGCAGTCGCTCGAAGCCGCCGCGGTCAAAGCCCGCCAGGCCGGGTTCAGCCCGCTGATCCTCGGCGACCTGGAAGGCGAATCACGCGAAGTGGCCAAGGTGCACGCCGGTATCGCCCGGCAGATCGTCCAGCACGGCCAGCCGCTGAAAGCGCCCTGCGTGATCCTGTCCGGCGGCGAAACCACCGTGACCGTGCGCGGCAATGGCCGTGGCGGGCGCAATGCCGAGTTCCTGCTCAGCCTCACCGAAAGCCTGAAAGGCCTGCCGGGCGTGTACGCCCTGGCCGGTGACACCGACGGTATCGATGGCTCGGAAGAAAACGCCGGCGCCTTCATGACCCCGGCCAGCTACGCCCGTGCCGAAGCCCTGGGCCTGTCGGCCAGCGACGAACTGGACAACAACAACGGCTACGGCTATTTCGCCGCCCTGGATGCGCTGATCGTCACCGAGCCGACCCGCACCAACGTCAACGACTTCCGCGCCATCCTGATCCTCGAGACTGCCCAATCATGA
- the pyk gene encoding pyruvate kinase, whose product MTPDKKVKILATLGPAIKGIDDIRQLVEAGVNIFRLNFSHGEHADHALRYQWIREVEQQLNYPLGILMDLQGPKLRVGRLADGKVQLQRGQALRLDLDNTPGDSRRVNLPHPEIIAALEPGMDLLLDDGKLRLRVTAKHSDAIDTEVLAGGELSDRKGVNVPQAVLDLSPLTEKDRRDLAFGLELGVDWVALSFVQRPEDITEARQLIGDRAYLMAKIEKPSAVEQLQAIAELADAIMVARGDLGVEVPAESVPQIQKRIIGTCRQLGKPVVVATQMLESMRFSPAPTRAEVTDVANAVAEGADAVMLSAETASGEYPLEAVQMMSKIIRQVENGPDYQAQLDVGRPKAEATVSDAISCAIRRISGILPVAVLVNYSESGASTLRAARERPRAPILNLTPNLATARRLSVAWGVHSVVNDRLRQVDEVVSTALEIAQAQGMASRGDTLLITAGVPFGKPGSTNTLRIETLI is encoded by the coding sequence ATGACGCCTGATAAAAAAGTAAAGATCCTCGCCACCCTCGGCCCTGCGATCAAAGGCATCGACGACATCCGCCAACTGGTAGAAGCCGGGGTGAATATCTTCCGCCTCAACTTCAGCCACGGCGAGCATGCCGACCACGCCCTGCGCTACCAGTGGATCCGCGAAGTCGAGCAGCAACTGAACTACCCACTGGGTATCCTCATGGACCTGCAAGGGCCGAAGCTGCGCGTCGGCCGCCTTGCCGACGGCAAGGTGCAGCTGCAACGCGGCCAGGCCCTGCGCCTGGACCTGGACAACACCCCGGGCGACAGCCGCCGGGTCAACCTGCCGCACCCCGAGATCATCGCCGCCCTCGAGCCGGGCATGGACCTGCTGCTGGACGACGGCAAGCTGCGCCTGCGCGTCACCGCCAAGCACAGCGACGCCATCGACACCGAAGTGCTGGCCGGTGGAGAGCTGTCCGATCGCAAGGGTGTCAACGTGCCGCAAGCGGTGCTCGACCTCTCCCCGCTCACCGAGAAAGACCGCCGCGACCTGGCCTTCGGCCTGGAGCTGGGCGTGGACTGGGTGGCCCTGTCGTTCGTACAGCGCCCCGAAGACATCACCGAAGCACGCCAGCTGATCGGTGACCGTGCCTACCTGATGGCGAAGATCGAAAAGCCATCGGCAGTCGAACAGCTGCAAGCCATCGCGGAGCTTGCGGATGCGATCATGGTGGCCCGTGGCGACCTGGGCGTGGAAGTGCCGGCCGAAAGCGTGCCGCAAATCCAGAAACGCATCATCGGCACCTGCCGCCAACTGGGCAAACCGGTGGTGGTGGCCACCCAGATGCTCGAATCCATGCGCTTCTCGCCAGCGCCGACCCGCGCCGAAGTCACCGACGTGGCCAACGCCGTGGCCGAAGGTGCCGATGCGGTGATGCTGTCGGCCGAGACTGCCTCGGGTGAGTACCCGCTGGAAGCCGTGCAGATGATGAGCAAGATCATCCGCCAGGTGGAGAACGGCCCGGACTACCAGGCCCAGCTCGACGTTGGCCGGCCGAAGGCCGAGGCCACCGTATCGGACGCCATCAGCTGCGCCATCCGCCGTATCAGCGGCATTCTGCCGGTGGCGGTGCTGGTCAACTACAGCGAGTCGGGCGCCTCGACCCTGCGCGCGGCACGCGAGCGGCCACGGGCACCGATCCTCAACCTCACCCCGAACCTGGCCACCGCGCGTCGCCTGAGCGTGGCGTGGGGCGTGCACTCGGTAGTCAACGACCGCCTGCGCCAGGTGGACGAGGTTGTATCCACCGCACTGGAGATTGCCCAGGCACAAGGCATGGCCAGCCGTGGCGACACGCTACTGATCACCGCCGGTGTGCCTTTCGGCAAACCAGGGTCGACTAACACGCTGCGGATCGAGACCTTGATCTGA